Proteins found in one Equus przewalskii isolate Varuska chromosome 20, EquPr2, whole genome shotgun sequence genomic segment:
- the TRAPPC13 gene encoding trafficking protein particle complex subunit 13 isoform X6 encodes MRLTKPTLFTNIPVTCEEKDLPGDLFNQLMRDDPSTVNGAEILMLGEMLTLPQNFGNIFLGETFSSYISVHNDSNQVVKDILVKADLQTSSQRLNLSASNAAVAELKPDCCIDDVIHHEVKEIGTHILVCAVSYTTQGGEKMYFRKFFKFQVLKPLDVKTKFYNAESDLNSVTDEVFLEAQIQNITTSPMFMEKVSLEPSIMYNVAELNSVNQAGECVTTFGSRAYLQPMDTRQYLYCLKPKKEFAEKAGIIKGVTVIGKLDIVWKTNLGERGRLQTSQLQRMAPGYGDVRLSLEAIPDTVNLEEPFHITCKITNCSERTMDLVLEMCNTSSIHWCGISGRQLGKLHPSSSLCLALTLLSSVQGLQSVSGLRLTDTFLKRTYEYDDIAQVCVVSSAVKVES; translated from the exons ATGCGGTTGACTAAGCCTACTTTATTCACCAATATTCCAGTAACATGTGAAGAGAAAGACTTACCTG gAGATCTCTTTAACCAACTCATGAGAGATGATCCTTCAACTGTAAATGGTGCAGAAATATTAATGTTGGGAGAAATGTTGACTTTACCACAGAATTTCGG gAATATATTTTTGGGAGAGACCTTTTCCAGTTATATCAGCGTTCATAATGATAGCAATCAAGTTGTAAAAGACATATTGGTAAAA GCTGATCTTCAGACAAGTTCTCAACGTTTAAATCTTTCAGCCTCCAATGCTGCAGTGGCTGAACTTAAACCTGATTGTTGTATTGATGATGTCATACACCATGAAGTAAAGGAAATTGGAACACACAT CTTGGTGTGTGCAGTGAGTTATACAACTCAGGGTggagaaaaaatgtattttagaaaattcttcaaATTTCAG GTTCTCAAACCACTGGATGTGAAAACCAAATTTTACAATGCAGAG aGTGACCTCAATTCTGTg ACTGATGAAGTGTTTCTGGAAGCCCAGATTCAGAATATTACAACCTCACCCATGTTTATGGAGAAAGTTTCATTGGAGCCATCTATAATGTATAATGTAGCAGAATTAAATTCAGTCAACCAAGCTGGAGAATG TGTAACTACGTTTGGGTCAAGAGCATATTTGCAGCCAATGGATACACGCCAGTACTTGTACTGCCTAAAGCCCAAGAAGGAGTTTGCAGAAAAAGCAGGCATCATTAAGGGAGTAACAGTAATTGGAAAATTGGATATAGTGTGGAAAACAAATCTAGGTGAAAGGGGAAGATTACAGACCAGCCAACTTCAAAGAATG GCTCCAGGCTATGGAGATGTTAGGTTGTCTTTGGAGGCAATCCCAGATACCGTAAACCTAGAAGAACCTTTTCATATTACCTGTAAAATAACAAACTGCAG TGAAAGGACTATGGATCTGGTTTTGGAAATGTGCAATACCAGTTCCATCCACTGGTGTGGTATTTCCGGAAGACAGCTCGGAAAGCTGCATCCcagttcctctctctgccttgcccTTACTCTGCTGTCTTCAGTCCAGGGACTGCAG AGCGTCTCCGGCTTAAGACTTACAGACACATTCTTAAAGAGAACATATGAATATGATGACATCGCACAAGTCTGTGTGGTATCTTCGGCCGTTAAAGTGGAAAGCTGA
- the TRAPPC13 gene encoding trafficking protein particle complex subunit 13 isoform X7 — protein MRLTKPTLFTNIPVTCEEKDLPGDLFNQLMRDDPSTVNGAEILMLGEMLTLPQNFGNIFLGETFSSYISVHNDSNQVVKDILVKADLQTSSQRLNLSASNAAVAELKPDCCIDDVIHHEVKEIGTHILVCAVSYTTQGGEKMYFRKFFKFQVLKPLDVKTKFYNAETDEVFLEAQIQNITTSPMFMEKVSLEPSIMYNVAELNSVNQAGECVTTFGSRAYLQPMDTRQYLYCLKPKKEFAEKAGIIKGVTVIGKLDIVWKTNLGERGRLQTSQLQRMAPGYGDVRLSLEAIPDTVNLEEPFHITCKITNCSSERTMDLVLEMCNTSSIHWCGISGRQLGKLHPSSSLCLALTLLSSVQGLQSVSGLRLTDTFLKRTYEYDDIAQVCVVSSAVKVES, from the exons ATGCGGTTGACTAAGCCTACTTTATTCACCAATATTCCAGTAACATGTGAAGAGAAAGACTTACCTG gAGATCTCTTTAACCAACTCATGAGAGATGATCCTTCAACTGTAAATGGTGCAGAAATATTAATGTTGGGAGAAATGTTGACTTTACCACAGAATTTCGG gAATATATTTTTGGGAGAGACCTTTTCCAGTTATATCAGCGTTCATAATGATAGCAATCAAGTTGTAAAAGACATATTGGTAAAA GCTGATCTTCAGACAAGTTCTCAACGTTTAAATCTTTCAGCCTCCAATGCTGCAGTGGCTGAACTTAAACCTGATTGTTGTATTGATGATGTCATACACCATGAAGTAAAGGAAATTGGAACACACAT CTTGGTGTGTGCAGTGAGTTATACAACTCAGGGTggagaaaaaatgtattttagaaaattcttcaaATTTCAG GTTCTCAAACCACTGGATGTGAAAACCAAATTTTACAATGCAGAG ACTGATGAAGTGTTTCTGGAAGCCCAGATTCAGAATATTACAACCTCACCCATGTTTATGGAGAAAGTTTCATTGGAGCCATCTATAATGTATAATGTAGCAGAATTAAATTCAGTCAACCAAGCTGGAGAATG TGTAACTACGTTTGGGTCAAGAGCATATTTGCAGCCAATGGATACACGCCAGTACTTGTACTGCCTAAAGCCCAAGAAGGAGTTTGCAGAAAAAGCAGGCATCATTAAGGGAGTAACAGTAATTGGAAAATTGGATATAGTGTGGAAAACAAATCTAGGTGAAAGGGGAAGATTACAGACCAGCCAACTTCAAAGAATG GCTCCAGGCTATGGAGATGTTAGGTTGTCTTTGGAGGCAATCCCAGATACCGTAAACCTAGAAGAACCTTTTCATATTACCTGTAAAATAACAAACTGCAG CAGTGAAAGGACTATGGATCTGGTTTTGGAAATGTGCAATACCAGTTCCATCCACTGGTGTGGTATTTCCGGAAGACAGCTCGGAAAGCTGCATCCcagttcctctctctgccttgcccTTACTCTGCTGTCTTCAGTCCAGGGACTGCAG AGCGTCTCCGGCTTAAGACTTACAGACACATTCTTAAAGAGAACATATGAATATGATGACATCGCACAAGTCTGTGTGGTATCTTCGGCCGTTAAAGTGGAAAGCTGA
- the TRAPPC13 gene encoding trafficking protein particle complex subunit 13 isoform X11 produces the protein MEVNPPKQEHLLALKVMRLTKPTLFTNIPVTCEEKDLPGDLFNQLMRDDPSTVNGAEILMLGEMLTLPQNFGNIFLGETFSSYISVHNDSNQVVKDILVKVLKPLDVKTKFYNAETDEVFLEAQIQNITTSPMFMEKVSLEPSIMYNVAELNSVNQAGECVTTFGSRAYLQPMDTRQYLYCLKPKKEFAEKAGIIKGVTVIGKLDIVWKTNLGERGRLQTSQLQRMAPGYGDVRLSLEAIPDTVNLEEPFHITCKITNCSSERTMDLVLEMCNTSSIHWCGISGRQLGKLHPSSSLCLALTLLSSVQGLQSVSGLRLTDTFLKRTYEYDDIAQVCVVSSAVKVES, from the exons ATGGAAGTGAATCCCCCCAAGCAGGAGCACCTGCTGGCTCTGAAAG TGATGCGGTTGACTAAGCCTACTTTATTCACCAATATTCCAGTAACATGTGAAGAGAAAGACTTACCTG gAGATCTCTTTAACCAACTCATGAGAGATGATCCTTCAACTGTAAATGGTGCAGAAATATTAATGTTGGGAGAAATGTTGACTTTACCACAGAATTTCGG gAATATATTTTTGGGAGAGACCTTTTCCAGTTATATCAGCGTTCATAATGATAGCAATCAAGTTGTAAAAGACATATTGGTAAAA GTTCTCAAACCACTGGATGTGAAAACCAAATTTTACAATGCAGAG ACTGATGAAGTGTTTCTGGAAGCCCAGATTCAGAATATTACAACCTCACCCATGTTTATGGAGAAAGTTTCATTGGAGCCATCTATAATGTATAATGTAGCAGAATTAAATTCAGTCAACCAAGCTGGAGAATG TGTAACTACGTTTGGGTCAAGAGCATATTTGCAGCCAATGGATACACGCCAGTACTTGTACTGCCTAAAGCCCAAGAAGGAGTTTGCAGAAAAAGCAGGCATCATTAAGGGAGTAACAGTAATTGGAAAATTGGATATAGTGTGGAAAACAAATCTAGGTGAAAGGGGAAGATTACAGACCAGCCAACTTCAAAGAATG GCTCCAGGCTATGGAGATGTTAGGTTGTCTTTGGAGGCAATCCCAGATACCGTAAACCTAGAAGAACCTTTTCATATTACCTGTAAAATAACAAACTGCAG CAGTGAAAGGACTATGGATCTGGTTTTGGAAATGTGCAATACCAGTTCCATCCACTGGTGTGGTATTTCCGGAAGACAGCTCGGAAAGCTGCATCCcagttcctctctctgccttgcccTTACTCTGCTGTCTTCAGTCCAGGGACTGCAG AGCGTCTCCGGCTTAAGACTTACAGACACATTCTTAAAGAGAACATATGAATATGATGACATCGCACAAGTCTGTGTGGTATCTTCGGCCGTTAAAGTGGAAAGCTGA
- the TRAPPC13 gene encoding trafficking protein particle complex subunit 13 isoform X5 — MRLTKPTLFTNIPVTCEEKDLPGDLFNQLMRDDPSTVNGAEILMLGEMLTLPQNFGNIFLGETFSSYISVHNDSNQVVKDILVKADLQTSSQRLNLSASNAAVAELKPDCCIDDVIHHEVKEIGTHILVCAVSYTTQGGEKMYFRKFFKFQVLKPLDVKTKFYNAESDLNSVTDEVFLEAQIQNITTSPMFMEKVSLEPSIMYNVAELNSVNQAGECVTTFGSRAYLQPMDTRQYLYCLKPKKEFAEKAGIIKGVTVIGKLDIVWKTNLGERGRLQTSQLQRMAPGYGDVRLSLEAIPDTVNLEEPFHITCKITNCSSERTMDLVLEMCNTSSIHWCGISGRQLGKLHPSSSLCLALTLLSSVQGLQSVSGLRLTDTFLKRTYEYDDIAQVCVVSSAVKVES, encoded by the exons ATGCGGTTGACTAAGCCTACTTTATTCACCAATATTCCAGTAACATGTGAAGAGAAAGACTTACCTG gAGATCTCTTTAACCAACTCATGAGAGATGATCCTTCAACTGTAAATGGTGCAGAAATATTAATGTTGGGAGAAATGTTGACTTTACCACAGAATTTCGG gAATATATTTTTGGGAGAGACCTTTTCCAGTTATATCAGCGTTCATAATGATAGCAATCAAGTTGTAAAAGACATATTGGTAAAA GCTGATCTTCAGACAAGTTCTCAACGTTTAAATCTTTCAGCCTCCAATGCTGCAGTGGCTGAACTTAAACCTGATTGTTGTATTGATGATGTCATACACCATGAAGTAAAGGAAATTGGAACACACAT CTTGGTGTGTGCAGTGAGTTATACAACTCAGGGTggagaaaaaatgtattttagaaaattcttcaaATTTCAG GTTCTCAAACCACTGGATGTGAAAACCAAATTTTACAATGCAGAG aGTGACCTCAATTCTGTg ACTGATGAAGTGTTTCTGGAAGCCCAGATTCAGAATATTACAACCTCACCCATGTTTATGGAGAAAGTTTCATTGGAGCCATCTATAATGTATAATGTAGCAGAATTAAATTCAGTCAACCAAGCTGGAGAATG TGTAACTACGTTTGGGTCAAGAGCATATTTGCAGCCAATGGATACACGCCAGTACTTGTACTGCCTAAAGCCCAAGAAGGAGTTTGCAGAAAAAGCAGGCATCATTAAGGGAGTAACAGTAATTGGAAAATTGGATATAGTGTGGAAAACAAATCTAGGTGAAAGGGGAAGATTACAGACCAGCCAACTTCAAAGAATG GCTCCAGGCTATGGAGATGTTAGGTTGTCTTTGGAGGCAATCCCAGATACCGTAAACCTAGAAGAACCTTTTCATATTACCTGTAAAATAACAAACTGCAG CAGTGAAAGGACTATGGATCTGGTTTTGGAAATGTGCAATACCAGTTCCATCCACTGGTGTGGTATTTCCGGAAGACAGCTCGGAAAGCTGCATCCcagttcctctctctgccttgcccTTACTCTGCTGTCTTCAGTCCAGGGACTGCAG AGCGTCTCCGGCTTAAGACTTACAGACACATTCTTAAAGAGAACATATGAATATGATGACATCGCACAAGTCTGTGTGGTATCTTCGGCCGTTAAAGTGGAAAGCTGA
- the TRAPPC13 gene encoding trafficking protein particle complex subunit 13 isoform X8: MRLTKPTLFTNIPVTCEEKDLPGDLFNQLMRDDPSTVNGAEILMLGEMLTLPQNFGNIFLGETFSSYISVHNDSNQVVKDILVKADLQTSSQRLNLSASNAAVAELKPDCCIDDVIHHEVKEIGTHILVCAVSYTTQGGEKMYFRKFFKFQVLKPLDVKTKFYNAETDEVFLEAQIQNITTSPMFMEKVSLEPSIMYNVAELNSVNQAGECVTTFGSRAYLQPMDTRQYLYCLKPKKEFAEKAGIIKGVTVIGKLDIVWKTNLGERGRLQTSQLQRMAPGYGDVRLSLEAIPDTVNLEEPFHITCKITNCSERTMDLVLEMCNTSSIHWCGISGRQLGKLHPSSSLCLALTLLSSVQGLQSVSGLRLTDTFLKRTYEYDDIAQVCVVSSAVKVES; encoded by the exons ATGCGGTTGACTAAGCCTACTTTATTCACCAATATTCCAGTAACATGTGAAGAGAAAGACTTACCTG gAGATCTCTTTAACCAACTCATGAGAGATGATCCTTCAACTGTAAATGGTGCAGAAATATTAATGTTGGGAGAAATGTTGACTTTACCACAGAATTTCGG gAATATATTTTTGGGAGAGACCTTTTCCAGTTATATCAGCGTTCATAATGATAGCAATCAAGTTGTAAAAGACATATTGGTAAAA GCTGATCTTCAGACAAGTTCTCAACGTTTAAATCTTTCAGCCTCCAATGCTGCAGTGGCTGAACTTAAACCTGATTGTTGTATTGATGATGTCATACACCATGAAGTAAAGGAAATTGGAACACACAT CTTGGTGTGTGCAGTGAGTTATACAACTCAGGGTggagaaaaaatgtattttagaaaattcttcaaATTTCAG GTTCTCAAACCACTGGATGTGAAAACCAAATTTTACAATGCAGAG ACTGATGAAGTGTTTCTGGAAGCCCAGATTCAGAATATTACAACCTCACCCATGTTTATGGAGAAAGTTTCATTGGAGCCATCTATAATGTATAATGTAGCAGAATTAAATTCAGTCAACCAAGCTGGAGAATG TGTAACTACGTTTGGGTCAAGAGCATATTTGCAGCCAATGGATACACGCCAGTACTTGTACTGCCTAAAGCCCAAGAAGGAGTTTGCAGAAAAAGCAGGCATCATTAAGGGAGTAACAGTAATTGGAAAATTGGATATAGTGTGGAAAACAAATCTAGGTGAAAGGGGAAGATTACAGACCAGCCAACTTCAAAGAATG GCTCCAGGCTATGGAGATGTTAGGTTGTCTTTGGAGGCAATCCCAGATACCGTAAACCTAGAAGAACCTTTTCATATTACCTGTAAAATAACAAACTGCAG TGAAAGGACTATGGATCTGGTTTTGGAAATGTGCAATACCAGTTCCATCCACTGGTGTGGTATTTCCGGAAGACAGCTCGGAAAGCTGCATCCcagttcctctctctgccttgcccTTACTCTGCTGTCTTCAGTCCAGGGACTGCAG AGCGTCTCCGGCTTAAGACTTACAGACACATTCTTAAAGAGAACATATGAATATGATGACATCGCACAAGTCTGTGTGGTATCTTCGGCCGTTAAAGTGGAAAGCTGA
- the TRAPPC13 gene encoding trafficking protein particle complex subunit 13 isoform X13 translates to MRLTKPTLFTNIPVTCEEKDLPGDLFNQLMRDDPSTVNGAEILMLGEMLTLPQNFGNIFLGETFSSYISVHNDSNQVVKDILVKVLKPLDVKTKFYNAESDLNSVTDEVFLEAQIQNITTSPMFMEKVSLEPSIMYNVAELNSVNQAGECVTTFGSRAYLQPMDTRQYLYCLKPKKEFAEKAGIIKGVTVIGKLDIVWKTNLGERGRLQTSQLQRMAPGYGDVRLSLEAIPDTVNLEEPFHITCKITNCSSERTMDLVLEMCNTSSIHWCGISGRQLGKLHPSSSLCLALTLLSSVQGLQSVSGLRLTDTFLKRTYEYDDIAQVCVVSSAVKVES, encoded by the exons ATGCGGTTGACTAAGCCTACTTTATTCACCAATATTCCAGTAACATGTGAAGAGAAAGACTTACCTG gAGATCTCTTTAACCAACTCATGAGAGATGATCCTTCAACTGTAAATGGTGCAGAAATATTAATGTTGGGAGAAATGTTGACTTTACCACAGAATTTCGG gAATATATTTTTGGGAGAGACCTTTTCCAGTTATATCAGCGTTCATAATGATAGCAATCAAGTTGTAAAAGACATATTGGTAAAA GTTCTCAAACCACTGGATGTGAAAACCAAATTTTACAATGCAGAG aGTGACCTCAATTCTGTg ACTGATGAAGTGTTTCTGGAAGCCCAGATTCAGAATATTACAACCTCACCCATGTTTATGGAGAAAGTTTCATTGGAGCCATCTATAATGTATAATGTAGCAGAATTAAATTCAGTCAACCAAGCTGGAGAATG TGTAACTACGTTTGGGTCAAGAGCATATTTGCAGCCAATGGATACACGCCAGTACTTGTACTGCCTAAAGCCCAAGAAGGAGTTTGCAGAAAAAGCAGGCATCATTAAGGGAGTAACAGTAATTGGAAAATTGGATATAGTGTGGAAAACAAATCTAGGTGAAAGGGGAAGATTACAGACCAGCCAACTTCAAAGAATG GCTCCAGGCTATGGAGATGTTAGGTTGTCTTTGGAGGCAATCCCAGATACCGTAAACCTAGAAGAACCTTTTCATATTACCTGTAAAATAACAAACTGCAG CAGTGAAAGGACTATGGATCTGGTTTTGGAAATGTGCAATACCAGTTCCATCCACTGGTGTGGTATTTCCGGAAGACAGCTCGGAAAGCTGCATCCcagttcctctctctgccttgcccTTACTCTGCTGTCTTCAGTCCAGGGACTGCAG AGCGTCTCCGGCTTAAGACTTACAGACACATTCTTAAAGAGAACATATGAATATGATGACATCGCACAAGTCTGTGTGGTATCTTCGGCCGTTAAAGTGGAAAGCTGA
- the TRAPPC13 gene encoding trafficking protein particle complex subunit 13 isoform X2: protein MEVNPPKQEHLLALKVMRLTKPTLFTNIPVTCEEKDLPGDLFNQLMRDDPSTVNGAEILMLGEMLTLPQNFGNIFLGETFSSYISVHNDSNQVVKDILVKADLQTSSQRLNLSASNAAVAELKPDCCIDDVIHHEVKEIGTHILVCAVSYTTQGGEKMYFRKFFKFQVLKPLDVKTKFYNAESDLNSVTDEVFLEAQIQNITTSPMFMEKVSLEPSIMYNVAELNSVNQAGECVTTFGSRAYLQPMDTRQYLYCLKPKKEFAEKAGIIKGVTVIGKLDIVWKTNLGERGRLQTSQLQRMAPGYGDVRLSLEAIPDTVNLEEPFHITCKITNCSERTMDLVLEMCNTSSIHWCGISGRQLGKLHPSSSLCLALTLLSSVQGLQSVSGLRLTDTFLKRTYEYDDIAQVCVVSSAVKVES, encoded by the exons ATGGAAGTGAATCCCCCCAAGCAGGAGCACCTGCTGGCTCTGAAAG TGATGCGGTTGACTAAGCCTACTTTATTCACCAATATTCCAGTAACATGTGAAGAGAAAGACTTACCTG gAGATCTCTTTAACCAACTCATGAGAGATGATCCTTCAACTGTAAATGGTGCAGAAATATTAATGTTGGGAGAAATGTTGACTTTACCACAGAATTTCGG gAATATATTTTTGGGAGAGACCTTTTCCAGTTATATCAGCGTTCATAATGATAGCAATCAAGTTGTAAAAGACATATTGGTAAAA GCTGATCTTCAGACAAGTTCTCAACGTTTAAATCTTTCAGCCTCCAATGCTGCAGTGGCTGAACTTAAACCTGATTGTTGTATTGATGATGTCATACACCATGAAGTAAAGGAAATTGGAACACACAT CTTGGTGTGTGCAGTGAGTTATACAACTCAGGGTggagaaaaaatgtattttagaaaattcttcaaATTTCAG GTTCTCAAACCACTGGATGTGAAAACCAAATTTTACAATGCAGAG aGTGACCTCAATTCTGTg ACTGATGAAGTGTTTCTGGAAGCCCAGATTCAGAATATTACAACCTCACCCATGTTTATGGAGAAAGTTTCATTGGAGCCATCTATAATGTATAATGTAGCAGAATTAAATTCAGTCAACCAAGCTGGAGAATG TGTAACTACGTTTGGGTCAAGAGCATATTTGCAGCCAATGGATACACGCCAGTACTTGTACTGCCTAAAGCCCAAGAAGGAGTTTGCAGAAAAAGCAGGCATCATTAAGGGAGTAACAGTAATTGGAAAATTGGATATAGTGTGGAAAACAAATCTAGGTGAAAGGGGAAGATTACAGACCAGCCAACTTCAAAGAATG GCTCCAGGCTATGGAGATGTTAGGTTGTCTTTGGAGGCAATCCCAGATACCGTAAACCTAGAAGAACCTTTTCATATTACCTGTAAAATAACAAACTGCAG TGAAAGGACTATGGATCTGGTTTTGGAAATGTGCAATACCAGTTCCATCCACTGGTGTGGTATTTCCGGAAGACAGCTCGGAAAGCTGCATCCcagttcctctctctgccttgcccTTACTCTGCTGTCTTCAGTCCAGGGACTGCAG AGCGTCTCCGGCTTAAGACTTACAGACACATTCTTAAAGAGAACATATGAATATGATGACATCGCACAAGTCTGTGTGGTATCTTCGGCCGTTAAAGTGGAAAGCTGA
- the TRAPPC13 gene encoding trafficking protein particle complex subunit 13 isoform X12: MEVNPPKQEHLLALKVMRLTKPTLFTNIPVTCEEKDLPGDLFNQLMRDDPSTVNGAEILMLGEMLTLPQNFGNIFLGETFSSYISVHNDSNQVVKDILVKVLKPLDVKTKFYNAETDEVFLEAQIQNITTSPMFMEKVSLEPSIMYNVAELNSVNQAGECVTTFGSRAYLQPMDTRQYLYCLKPKKEFAEKAGIIKGVTVIGKLDIVWKTNLGERGRLQTSQLQRMAPGYGDVRLSLEAIPDTVNLEEPFHITCKITNCSERTMDLVLEMCNTSSIHWCGISGRQLGKLHPSSSLCLALTLLSSVQGLQSVSGLRLTDTFLKRTYEYDDIAQVCVVSSAVKVES, from the exons ATGGAAGTGAATCCCCCCAAGCAGGAGCACCTGCTGGCTCTGAAAG TGATGCGGTTGACTAAGCCTACTTTATTCACCAATATTCCAGTAACATGTGAAGAGAAAGACTTACCTG gAGATCTCTTTAACCAACTCATGAGAGATGATCCTTCAACTGTAAATGGTGCAGAAATATTAATGTTGGGAGAAATGTTGACTTTACCACAGAATTTCGG gAATATATTTTTGGGAGAGACCTTTTCCAGTTATATCAGCGTTCATAATGATAGCAATCAAGTTGTAAAAGACATATTGGTAAAA GTTCTCAAACCACTGGATGTGAAAACCAAATTTTACAATGCAGAG ACTGATGAAGTGTTTCTGGAAGCCCAGATTCAGAATATTACAACCTCACCCATGTTTATGGAGAAAGTTTCATTGGAGCCATCTATAATGTATAATGTAGCAGAATTAAATTCAGTCAACCAAGCTGGAGAATG TGTAACTACGTTTGGGTCAAGAGCATATTTGCAGCCAATGGATACACGCCAGTACTTGTACTGCCTAAAGCCCAAGAAGGAGTTTGCAGAAAAAGCAGGCATCATTAAGGGAGTAACAGTAATTGGAAAATTGGATATAGTGTGGAAAACAAATCTAGGTGAAAGGGGAAGATTACAGACCAGCCAACTTCAAAGAATG GCTCCAGGCTATGGAGATGTTAGGTTGTCTTTGGAGGCAATCCCAGATACCGTAAACCTAGAAGAACCTTTTCATATTACCTGTAAAATAACAAACTGCAG TGAAAGGACTATGGATCTGGTTTTGGAAATGTGCAATACCAGTTCCATCCACTGGTGTGGTATTTCCGGAAGACAGCTCGGAAAGCTGCATCCcagttcctctctctgccttgcccTTACTCTGCTGTCTTCAGTCCAGGGACTGCAG AGCGTCTCCGGCTTAAGACTTACAGACACATTCTTAAAGAGAACATATGAATATGATGACATCGCACAAGTCTGTGTGGTATCTTCGGCCGTTAAAGTGGAAAGCTGA
- the TRAPPC13 gene encoding trafficking protein particle complex subunit 13 isoform X3 translates to MEVNPPKQEHLLALKVMRLTKPTLFTNIPVTCEEKDLPGDLFNQLMRDDPSTVNGAEILMLGEMLTLPQNFGNIFLGETFSSYISVHNDSNQVVKDILVKADLQTSSQRLNLSASNAAVAELKPDCCIDDVIHHEVKEIGTHILVCAVSYTTQGGEKMYFRKFFKFQVLKPLDVKTKFYNAETDEVFLEAQIQNITTSPMFMEKVSLEPSIMYNVAELNSVNQAGECVTTFGSRAYLQPMDTRQYLYCLKPKKEFAEKAGIIKGVTVIGKLDIVWKTNLGERGRLQTSQLQRMAPGYGDVRLSLEAIPDTVNLEEPFHITCKITNCSSERTMDLVLEMCNTSSIHWCGISGRQLGKLHPSSSLCLALTLLSSVQGLQSVSGLRLTDTFLKRTYEYDDIAQVCVVSSAVKVES, encoded by the exons ATGGAAGTGAATCCCCCCAAGCAGGAGCACCTGCTGGCTCTGAAAG TGATGCGGTTGACTAAGCCTACTTTATTCACCAATATTCCAGTAACATGTGAAGAGAAAGACTTACCTG gAGATCTCTTTAACCAACTCATGAGAGATGATCCTTCAACTGTAAATGGTGCAGAAATATTAATGTTGGGAGAAATGTTGACTTTACCACAGAATTTCGG gAATATATTTTTGGGAGAGACCTTTTCCAGTTATATCAGCGTTCATAATGATAGCAATCAAGTTGTAAAAGACATATTGGTAAAA GCTGATCTTCAGACAAGTTCTCAACGTTTAAATCTTTCAGCCTCCAATGCTGCAGTGGCTGAACTTAAACCTGATTGTTGTATTGATGATGTCATACACCATGAAGTAAAGGAAATTGGAACACACAT CTTGGTGTGTGCAGTGAGTTATACAACTCAGGGTggagaaaaaatgtattttagaaaattcttcaaATTTCAG GTTCTCAAACCACTGGATGTGAAAACCAAATTTTACAATGCAGAG ACTGATGAAGTGTTTCTGGAAGCCCAGATTCAGAATATTACAACCTCACCCATGTTTATGGAGAAAGTTTCATTGGAGCCATCTATAATGTATAATGTAGCAGAATTAAATTCAGTCAACCAAGCTGGAGAATG TGTAACTACGTTTGGGTCAAGAGCATATTTGCAGCCAATGGATACACGCCAGTACTTGTACTGCCTAAAGCCCAAGAAGGAGTTTGCAGAAAAAGCAGGCATCATTAAGGGAGTAACAGTAATTGGAAAATTGGATATAGTGTGGAAAACAAATCTAGGTGAAAGGGGAAGATTACAGACCAGCCAACTTCAAAGAATG GCTCCAGGCTATGGAGATGTTAGGTTGTCTTTGGAGGCAATCCCAGATACCGTAAACCTAGAAGAACCTTTTCATATTACCTGTAAAATAACAAACTGCAG CAGTGAAAGGACTATGGATCTGGTTTTGGAAATGTGCAATACCAGTTCCATCCACTGGTGTGGTATTTCCGGAAGACAGCTCGGAAAGCTGCATCCcagttcctctctctgccttgcccTTACTCTGCTGTCTTCAGTCCAGGGACTGCAG AGCGTCTCCGGCTTAAGACTTACAGACACATTCTTAAAGAGAACATATGAATATGATGACATCGCACAAGTCTGTGTGGTATCTTCGGCCGTTAAAGTGGAAAGCTGA